A region from the Benincasa hispida cultivar B227 chromosome 12, ASM972705v1, whole genome shotgun sequence genome encodes:
- the LOC120067256 gene encoding leukocyte receptor cluster member 1 homolog isoform X1, with translation MEQFPKKKSYILPTAHPFPFSSPFRLSPARRPQRHWPRSPPPNDGIYCIISSDRTQVNYNLSFLDLVIMGGHGGLNILPQKRWNVYNYENREKVRRDEEAAAKEEQLKREQARKRDAEFRLEQLRTARGLAAVIDTAKPVETDLKPGHINLFEGIKIFDPVKGSENGGVEDGSKRKRMKKEEVEKKVITPEDEKYKLGYGVAGKGVKLPWYLERPGKDDAESDENDGSSRVGSGNVKKGEKKTLEELRAERLKREQKEKGRERALIAGRKSGTASREGDSSSRRWKSRR, from the exons ATGGaacaatttccaaaaaaaaaatcttatattctCCCCACGGCGCACCCTTTCCCCTTCTCTTCGCCATTCCGCCTTTCCCCTGCCCGCCGACCTCAACGCCACTGGCCGAGATCACCGCCACCCAACGACGGTATATATTGCATCATCAGCAGTGATCGAACTCAG GTGAATTACAATCTTAGTTTCTTAGATTTGGTGATTATGGGAGGTCATGGAGGTTTAAATATTCTTCCCCAAAAGCGATGGAATGTGTATAACTATGAGAACAGAGAGAAAGTACGGCGAGATGAAGAAGCAGCAGCCAAAGAAGAACAGCTTAAACGCGAGCAGGCTAGGAAACGGGACGCTGAGTTTCGTCTCGAGCAGCTTCGTACCGCACGGGGTTTAGCTGCGGTAATTGACACTGCAAAGCCTGTAGAAACAGATCTGAAACCTGGTCACATAAATCTATTTGAAGGCATCAAGATTTTTGACCCAGTCAAGGGTTCAGAAAATGGGGGAGTTGAAGATGGGTCTAAGAGGAAGAGgatgaagaaggaagaagtcgAAAAAAAGGTCATCACACCTGAAGATGAGAAGTATAAGTTAGGTTATGGTGTTGCTGGAAAAGGAGTCAAATTGCCATGGTACCTTGAGAGGCCCGGCAAGGATGATGCCGAGAGTGACGAAAATGATGGATCTTCGAGAGTAGGGAGTGGAAATGtaaaaaagggagaaaagaagACATTGGAAGAATTGAGGGCCGAGCGTCTGAAACGAGAACAGAAGGAGAAGGGAAGGGAGCGTGCTTTAATCGCAGGCCGGAAGAGTGGAACAGCTTCAAGGGAAGGAGATTCATCTTCTAGGAG GTGgaaatccagaagataa
- the LOC120067257 gene encoding vesicle-associated protein 1-2, protein MSTGELLSIEPLELKFPFELKKQISCSLQLSNKTESCVAFKVKTTNPKKYCVRPNTGIVSPRSTCDVIVTMQAQKEAPADMQCKDKFLLQSVKTFDGATAKDITAEMFNKEAGHVVEEFKLKVVYVSPPQPPSPVPEGSEEGSSPRGSVSENGNFNDADLNTATRGYVERSEPLDKSAEARALIAKLTEEKNNALQQNNKLRQELELLKHDSRKNAGGVSFLFVILVGLIGIFFGYIIKKT, encoded by the exons ATGAGTACGGGAGAACTCCTCAGCATCGAACCTCTCGAGCTCAAGTTTCCCT TCGAATTGAAGAAGCAGATCTCTTGTTCCCTTCAATTGTCTAACAAGACCGAGAGCTGCGTTGCATTTAAG GTGAAAACTACGAACCCTAAAAAGTACTGTGTTCGCCCAAACACTGGAATTGTCTCGCCACGGTCAACATGCGACGTTATAG TCACCATGCAAGCCCAGAAAGAGGCTCCTGCTGATATGCAATGCAAAGACAAATTCCTCCTTCAGAGTGTCAAAACATTTGATGGCGCAACTGCAAAGGATATTACCGCAGAAATG TTTAATAAAGAGGCTGGGCATGTGGTTGAGgaattcaaattgaaagttgTTTATGTTTCTCCACCTCAACCACCTTCTCCAGTACCAGAAGGTTCTGAAGAAGGGTCCTCCCCAAGAGGTTCCGTTTCAGAGAATGGAAACTTCAATGATGCTGACTTGAATACT GCTACAAGGGGATATGTTGAACGGTCGGAGCCCCTGGATAAATCTGCAGAG GCTAGAGCCCTCATAGCAAAACTCACAGAGGAAAAGAATAATGCCTTGCAACAGAATAACAAACTTCGTCAGGAATTG GAACTTTTGAAGCATGATAGCAGGAAAAATGCTGGTGGCGTCTCCTTCTTGTTCGTCATATTAGTCGGATTGATCGGAATCTTCTTTGGCTATATTATTAAGAAGACTTGA
- the LOC120067256 gene encoding leukocyte receptor cluster member 1 homolog isoform X2, producing the protein MGGHGGLNILPQKRWNVYNYENREKVRRDEEAAAKEEQLKREQARKRDAEFRLEQLRTARGLAAVIDTAKPVETDLKPGHINLFEGIKIFDPVKGSENGGVEDGSKRKRMKKEEVEKKVITPEDEKYKLGYGVAGKGVKLPWYLERPGKDDAESDENDGSSRVGSGNVKKGEKKTLEELRAERLKREQKEKGRERALIAGRKSGTASREGDSSSRRWKSRR; encoded by the exons ATGGGAGGTCATGGAGGTTTAAATATTCTTCCCCAAAAGCGATGGAATGTGTATAACTATGAGAACAGAGAGAAAGTACGGCGAGATGAAGAAGCAGCAGCCAAAGAAGAACAGCTTAAACGCGAGCAGGCTAGGAAACGGGACGCTGAGTTTCGTCTCGAGCAGCTTCGTACCGCACGGGGTTTAGCTGCGGTAATTGACACTGCAAAGCCTGTAGAAACAGATCTGAAACCTGGTCACATAAATCTATTTGAAGGCATCAAGATTTTTGACCCAGTCAAGGGTTCAGAAAATGGGGGAGTTGAAGATGGGTCTAAGAGGAAGAGgatgaagaaggaagaagtcgAAAAAAAGGTCATCACACCTGAAGATGAGAAGTATAAGTTAGGTTATGGTGTTGCTGGAAAAGGAGTCAAATTGCCATGGTACCTTGAGAGGCCCGGCAAGGATGATGCCGAGAGTGACGAAAATGATGGATCTTCGAGAGTAGGGAGTGGAAATGtaaaaaagggagaaaagaagACATTGGAAGAATTGAGGGCCGAGCGTCTGAAACGAGAACAGAAGGAGAAGGGAAGGGAGCGTGCTTTAATCGCAGGCCGGAAGAGTGGAACAGCTTCAAGGGAAGGAGATTCATCTTCTAGGAG GTGgaaatccagaagataa
- the LOC120068080 gene encoding bifunctional adenosine 5'-phosphosulfate phosphorylase/adenylylsulfatase HINT4 isoform X2 — MTFVSCHLEGAEDGLYKATKWHLLVIPKEHIPTVRNLQRRAEDYSLVSHMLEVGQTLLSQDSPRLKHRFGFHQPPMNSVNHLHLHCFALPYTPRWKFVKYLSLGSIGFIEAEKLLEKIKP, encoded by the exons ATGACCTTCGTGAGTTGTCATCTCGAAGGTGCTGAGGATGGCCTCTATAAGGCCACTAAATG GCATTTATTGGTAATTCCCAAGGAGCACATTCCCACAGTTAGGAATCTCCAGAGAAGAGCCGAAGATTACTCACTCG TAAGTCACATGTTAGAGGTGGGGCAGACACTTTTATCCCAAGATTCCCCTCGATTAAAGCACAG ATTTGGCTTCCATCAGCCACCAATGAACAGTGTCAATCACCTACATCTCCATTGTTTTGCTCTGCCTTACACACCCAG GTGGAAGTTCgtaaaatatttatcattggGATCGATCGGATTCATTGAAGCTGAGAAGTTGTTGGAGAAAATAAAGCCCTAA